In a genomic window of Aeromonas veronii:
- a CDS encoding TIGR01777 family oxidoreductase, which produces MKMLITGGTGFIGRKLVAHLKVNHEVVVLSRQGSRAYSLLGHDIKVLDSLDRLDDLNDVDAVINLAGEPIAAGRWSESRKQLLCDSRWLLTEQLVDLIKLSSTPPKVLINASAIGWYGRQGTETLDEQCRSPHDEFTHQLCQQWETLAQEAQSSQTRVCIVRIGLVLGMDGGALPKMLPPYRLGLGGPMGSGSQMMSWIHVQDLVRAMLFLLEHEECNGIFNGTAPHPVSNREFSQTLAATLHRPHLFFVPAPLLQLVMGEAADLLLTGQKVIPARLQQAGFHFSYPELPSALTNLLREPR; this is translated from the coding sequence ATGAAGATGCTTATTACCGGAGGAACCGGCTTTATCGGCCGCAAGCTGGTTGCCCATCTCAAGGTCAATCACGAGGTCGTGGTATTGAGCAGGCAGGGGAGCCGCGCTTACTCCCTGCTCGGTCACGATATCAAGGTATTGGATAGCCTCGATCGGCTCGATGACCTTAATGACGTGGACGCGGTGATCAATCTGGCCGGTGAACCCATCGCCGCCGGACGCTGGAGCGAGTCGCGCAAACAGCTGCTCTGCGATAGTCGCTGGCTGCTGACCGAGCAGTTGGTGGATCTCATCAAGCTATCCAGCACACCGCCCAAAGTGCTGATCAACGCCTCCGCCATCGGCTGGTATGGCAGACAGGGCACCGAGACCCTCGACGAGCAGTGCCGCTCTCCCCACGACGAGTTCACCCACCAGCTCTGCCAGCAGTGGGAGACCTTGGCCCAAGAGGCCCAGAGCAGCCAGACCCGGGTCTGTATCGTGCGGATCGGGCTGGTGCTTGGCATGGATGGCGGCGCACTGCCCAAAATGCTCCCACCCTATCGGCTTGGACTCGGCGGCCCCATGGGCAGCGGCAGCCAGATGATGAGCTGGATCCATGTGCAGGATCTGGTACGCGCCATGCTGTTCTTGCTGGAGCACGAAGAGTGCAACGGCATCTTCAACGGAACCGCCCCTCATCCGGTCAGCAATCGGGAGTTCAGCCAGACCCTGGCCGCCACGCTGCACCGCCCGCACCTCTTCTTCGTCCCGGCACCGCTGCTGCAACTGGTGATGGGGGAAGCGGCGGATCTGCTGCTGACCGGACAAAAGGTGATACCAGCCCGGTTGCAACAGGCCGGTTTTCACTTCAGCTATCCCGAGCTGCCGAGCGCCCTCACCAATCTACTGCGCGAGCCCCGCTAG
- a CDS encoding PLP-dependent aminotransferase family protein: MQPFFAQRFEKVEPSFIREILKVAANPEIISFAGGLPNPHLFPVKAIDQACQDVLREQGAAALQYAATEGFAPLRQYIADRYLARHGMQVNPDNILITSGSQQALDLLGKVLIDEGQDLIIEEPGYLGAIQAFSVYQPTFKPITLGEAGLDLAALDALLASGSNAKLLYGVPNFQNPSGVSYSRANREALAERLVRHELLMVEDDPYGELRFEGEHLPPIAKLAPNNTVLLGSFSKTVVPAFRLGWMVVPDWLRKKVTIAKQATDLHSNAFSQQVLHRFLTDNSLDAHLEQIKEVYGRQRAAMEAALARHCPPGVSYTRPEGGMFLWLTLPASVSAMALFDEAIKEKVAFVPGAPFYVRPEIKNTLRLSFSCVDEATIEEGVKRLARALRRML; encoded by the coding sequence ATGCAGCCGTTTTTTGCCCAGCGCTTCGAGAAGGTCGAACCTTCCTTTATCCGTGAAATCCTCAAAGTTGCCGCCAATCCGGAGATCATCTCCTTCGCCGGTGGCCTGCCCAATCCCCACCTGTTTCCGGTCAAGGCGATCGATCAGGCGTGTCAGGATGTACTGCGCGAACAGGGGGCGGCCGCCCTGCAATATGCCGCCACCGAGGGCTTCGCCCCGCTGCGCCAGTATATTGCCGACCGCTATCTGGCCCGCCACGGCATGCAGGTCAATCCGGACAACATCCTCATCACCAGCGGCTCCCAGCAGGCGCTGGATCTGCTGGGCAAGGTACTGATCGACGAGGGTCAGGATCTCATCATCGAAGAGCCGGGTTACCTTGGCGCCATTCAGGCCTTTTCTGTCTACCAACCGACCTTCAAGCCAATCACCCTCGGCGAAGCCGGGCTGGATCTGGCGGCGCTGGATGCGCTGCTGGCAAGCGGCTCCAATGCCAAGCTGCTCTACGGCGTGCCCAATTTCCAGAACCCGAGCGGCGTCTCCTACAGCCGAGCCAACCGCGAGGCGCTTGCCGAGCGTCTGGTGCGCCACGAGCTGTTGATGGTGGAAGATGATCCCTACGGCGAGCTGCGTTTCGAAGGGGAACATCTGCCCCCCATTGCCAAGCTGGCGCCAAACAATACCGTGCTGCTCGGCTCCTTCTCGAAAACTGTGGTGCCCGCCTTCCGTCTCGGTTGGATGGTGGTGCCGGACTGGCTGCGCAAGAAGGTGACTATCGCCAAACAGGCCACCGACCTGCACAGCAACGCCTTCAGCCAGCAGGTGCTGCACCGCTTCCTGACCGACAATTCGTTGGATGCCCATCTGGAGCAGATCAAGGAGGTCTATGGCCGCCAGCGTGCCGCAATGGAGGCAGCTCTGGCCCGTCACTGCCCGCCCGGCGTCAGCTACACCCGGCCCGAGGGTGGCATGTTCCTCTGGCTGACCCTGCCCGCCAGTGTCAGCGCCATGGCGCTGTTTGACGAGGCGATCAAGGAGAAGGTGGCCTTCGTACCGGGCGCCCCCTTCTATGTTCGCCCGGAGATCAAGAACACCCTGCGCCTGAGCTTCTCCTGCGTCGATGAAGCGACCATCGAGGAGGGGGTCAAACGCTTGGCCCGCGCCCTCCGGCGCATGCTCTGA
- a CDS encoding cyclic diguanylate phosphodiesterase, producing the protein MPFRRLKLRQLYSRILVALLMGGGILLLGVAVIWQTVTEIERDAESRLLRAQLMFDRIMGHAQKAATNVEGMVGHPCSEAALQLRAQVLTVPDVRSANLVVGRRVYCTSLYGDYDGPFNPDNYVAGKLQLLSGNVATPDHPLMVLRHETDKGSVLIGVDGYYLRHTLDIASKNSSLVLVVGEQALFGSGRVGPAPSPAEEGYMALSSANFPYKVGTRVTNDDYLSHAWRYSRDTLLLFPLLSLLIGVGTFWLMGRSSSPAEELKRALVEEEFIPYLQPVVTGEDDHWSGCEVLMRWQHPKQGMISPDRFIPLAEDSGLIVPMTSLMMAQVRDYFAPQAAELPNGFHFGFNISASHCKDLSLVADCRAFIDAFRDNPIKLVLELTERELIVADEMTDQLFAELQQLGVFIAIDDFGTGHSSLTYLQQFKVDFLKIDQSFVGMIGSDALSSHIVENVIDLATRLGLKLVAEGVENQVQADYLQARHVDYLQGYLYGRPIPMKQFRQTLFG; encoded by the coding sequence ATGCCATTTCGCCGTCTGAAACTACGCCAACTTTACTCGAGGATTCTGGTGGCGCTGCTGATGGGGGGCGGGATCCTGCTGCTGGGGGTTGCCGTCATCTGGCAGACCGTAACGGAGATAGAGCGTGATGCCGAGTCACGGTTGCTGCGTGCCCAGCTGATGTTTGATCGCATCATGGGTCATGCTCAGAAAGCTGCCACTAATGTGGAGGGGATGGTTGGTCACCCCTGTTCGGAGGCTGCGTTGCAACTGCGTGCTCAGGTACTGACGGTGCCCGATGTGCGCTCCGCCAATCTGGTTGTCGGGCGTCGCGTCTACTGTACCTCGCTTTATGGTGACTACGACGGTCCCTTCAATCCGGATAACTATGTGGCAGGCAAGCTGCAATTGCTCAGTGGTAATGTGGCAACGCCGGATCATCCCTTGATGGTTCTTCGTCATGAGACGGACAAGGGGAGTGTGCTGATCGGTGTGGATGGCTACTATCTGCGTCATACCCTTGATATCGCCAGCAAGAACTCCTCGCTGGTTTTAGTGGTCGGAGAGCAAGCGCTGTTTGGTTCTGGTCGGGTAGGGCCTGCGCCCTCTCCGGCAGAAGAGGGTTATATGGCACTTTCTTCGGCCAATTTCCCCTATAAAGTGGGCACTCGGGTGACGAATGATGATTATCTTAGCCACGCATGGCGCTACTCCAGAGATACCTTGCTCCTCTTTCCCCTGCTGTCTCTGTTGATCGGGGTCGGTACCTTCTGGCTGATGGGGCGTAGCAGCTCACCAGCGGAGGAGCTCAAGCGCGCGCTGGTCGAGGAGGAGTTCATTCCCTACCTGCAACCCGTGGTCACCGGAGAGGATGACCACTGGAGCGGCTGCGAGGTGCTGATGCGCTGGCAGCATCCCAAACAGGGGATGATCTCGCCGGATCGCTTTATTCCGCTGGCGGAAGACAGCGGGTTGATCGTGCCCATGACCAGCCTGATGATGGCGCAGGTGCGGGACTACTTTGCTCCACAGGCTGCCGAGTTGCCCAACGGGTTCCACTTCGGCTTCAACATCAGCGCCAGCCACTGCAAGGATTTGAGCCTGGTGGCCGATTGCCGGGCCTTTATCGATGCGTTTCGCGATAACCCGATCAAGCTGGTGCTGGAGCTGACCGAGCGCGAGCTGATTGTGGCAGACGAGATGACCGACCAGCTGTTTGCCGAGTTGCAGCAGCTGGGTGTTTTTATCGCCATCGACGACTTTGGCACCGGCCACTCCAGCCTCACCTATCTGCAGCAGTTCAAGGTGGACTTTCTCAAGATCGATCAGAGCTTCGTCGGGATGATCGGCTCCGATGCTCTTTCCAGCCATATTGTCGAGAACGTGATCGATCTGGCGACCCGGCTGGGTTTGAAGCTGGTTGCGGAAGGGGTGGAGAATCAGGTGCAGGCGGACTATCTGCAGGCGCGTCACGTGGACTACCTGCAAGGGTATCTCTACGGCCGCCCCATCCCGATGAAGCAGTTCCGCCAGACCCTGTTTGGCTGA